The genome window TAATCCAACTGGATTTGCATTTACTAAAGTAGAAGTAATAGAAATTTTAAAAAACACAGACTCATTTTTGATGATTGATGAGACTTATGTAGAGTTTACTGATACAGATATATACTCTTGTACTCAAGTAGTTGATGATTATTCTAATTTATTCGTTATAAGGGGTACATCAAAGTTTTTTTCAACACCTGGCATAAGGCTTGGATATGGTCTTATATCTGATACTAATGTTAAAAATGAAATAAATAAAAATCTAGATTTATGGAATATAAACATAATAGCTTCTAAAATGGGAGAAATCATGTTTAGTGATTTAAGCTTTATATCAAGTACTATTTCTTTAATGAACACTGAAAGAGATTACTTACTTAAAGAACTTAAAAATATAAAAAGCTTAGATGTATATGATACTAAGGGTAACTTCATACTGTGTAAAATTAAGACAAGGGAATTGACTGCTAAATCTCTTCGCGAGAAACTAATTCCGCAAAAAATAATAATAAGAGATTGTTATTCATTTGAAGGGCTAGATGAGTATTTCTTTAGGGTATGTATATTAAAACCTAATGAAAATAAATTACTAATGTCATCTCTTAAGGCAATTTTTAAATAAAAAATTACTTTATTTTATAATTTTTTATATTAAATCAAATATATTTTCATCATTTCAACAATGAAAAAGAGGCTTATCTATTTTGAGACAGCCTCCTTTTTCATTATTTACAAACTAAACACTTTGATTTTCTATATTTCCTTTTTTACTCATTCCATCATTTATTTTATCTACTACTGCTGCTATTGCATTATCTCCTGATACATTACATGCTGTACCAAAACTGTCTTGAGTTAAGTATAAAGCTATCATTAAACTTGCAAGACCACCATCTGATGGTATTCCAACCATTGGTAAGAAAGGAAGTGCACTCATTATAGCTCCACCTGGTGCTCCTGGTGCTGCAACCATTGCTATACCTAACATTGCAATATAAGGGAATAATACATCTACGCCATGTGGCATACCATTCATCATCAAAACAGCTGTTGTAAATCCTGTTATTGATATCATACTACCTGATAAGTGTATTGTTGCACAAAGAGGTACAACAAACTCTCTTA of Clostridioides sp. ES-S-0054-01 contains these proteins:
- a CDS encoding aminotransferase class I/II-fold pyridoxal phosphate-dependent enzyme → MSTNHGANLYSLSSKYGFSKEEFMDFSSNINPFGTSNLAKRYIVNNMDIVSMYPDPDYIDLKTSISSYCKCSIDNIVLGSGATELISSFIHTINPKHALLLSPAYSEYEKELSKINCSIDKYFAKEEDNFHINLENLIKTINAKDYDLVVICNPNNPTGFAFTKVEVIEILKNTDSFLMIDETYVEFTDTDIYSCTQVVDDYSNLFVIRGTSKFFSTPGIRLGYGLISDTNVKNEINKNLDLWNINIIASKMGEIMFSDLSFISSTISLMNTERDYLLKELKNIKSLDVYDTKGNFILCKIKTRELTAKSLREKLIPQKIIIRDCYSFEGLDEYFFRVCILKPNENKLLMSSLKAIFK